In Leptospira harrisiae, one genomic interval encodes:
- the rplT gene encoding 50S ribosomal protein L20, which yields MPRAVNGTIHKNRRKKVLAKAKGFRGGRSKLFRTAKSAVMKAGQWAYRDRRKKKSEFRKLWITRINAAVRENGMSYSKFIHALKTHGINLDRKTLADLAYNHKEVFNAIVEKTKVAK from the coding sequence ATGCCACGCGCAGTCAACGGAACCATCCATAAGAATCGTAGAAAAAAAGTTCTCGCTAAAGCAAAAGGTTTTAGAGGCGGACGTTCTAAACTTTTCAGAACAGCAAAATCTGCTGTAATGAAAGCAGGTCAATGGGCATACCGTGACCGTAGAAAGAAGAAGTCTGAATTTCGTAAACTTTGGATTACGAGAATCAATGCCGCAGTAAGAGAAAATGGAATGTCTTATTCAAAATTCATCCATGCACTCAAAACACACGGAATCAACTTAGATCGAAAAACTTTGGCTGACCTTGCATACAACCACAAAGAAGTATTCAATGCCATCGTAGAAAAAACCAAAGTCGCTAAGTAA
- the rpmI gene encoding 50S ribosomal protein L35 yields MYKLKTNRAAAKRFKFTKSGKIKRGCAFRRHILEKKSPKMKHQSRGMHLIHETDYNRVEKLLPYGG; encoded by the coding sequence ATGTATAAGCTGAAGACAAATAGGGCAGCAGCCAAACGTTTCAAGTTTACCAAATCTGGTAAAATCAAACGTGGTTGTGCGTTCCGAAGACATATCTTAGAGAAAAAATCTCCTAAGATGAAACACCAAAGCCGTGGAATGCACCTCATCCACGAAACCGATTATAACCGTGTAGAAAAACTTCTACCTTACGGAGGTTAA
- the infC gene encoding translation initiation factor IF-3 → MQKRPNPRGNPNQDKFAHIRINEQITNVASIRLVSDEGSDIVTLEEALKRAKEANLDLVEVSGDQDVHVCKLIDFGKYKFELLKKTKEAKKKQHVVTVKEIKIRPRIDNHDFEIKKRHALEFLQKGDKVKVTLRFRGREMVHSEIGMNIVNRFVEDLKEHASPEKMPVHDGKTIVVVMNPIGEKPKG, encoded by the coding sequence ATGCAGAAACGGCCCAACCCTAGAGGGAACCCAAACCAAGATAAATTCGCCCACATCAGAATTAACGAACAAATTACCAATGTAGCATCGATTCGACTCGTCTCTGACGAAGGGTCTGACATCGTTACTCTGGAAGAAGCTCTTAAGCGAGCTAAGGAAGCTAACCTTGATTTGGTGGAAGTCTCGGGAGACCAAGATGTTCACGTCTGTAAGTTGATCGATTTTGGAAAATACAAATTCGAACTTCTTAAAAAAACGAAAGAAGCGAAAAAGAAACAACACGTTGTCACGGTGAAAGAAATTAAAATCCGCCCGCGGATTGATAACCATGACTTCGAGATTAAGAAGCGTCATGCTTTAGAATTCTTGCAAAAGGGTGATAAGGTAAAAGTGACTCTTCGATTCCGAGGCAGAGAGATGGTTCACTCTGAAATTGGAATGAATATTGTTAACCGGTTTGTCGAGGACCTAAAAGAGCATGCCTCTCCCGAAAAAATGCCGGTACACGACGGAAAGACGATAGTGGTCGTGATGAACCCAATTGGTGAAAAACCTAAAGGATAA
- the thrS gene encoding threonine--tRNA ligase — MAAITITLPDGSSKELESGKSFSDFIQAQLPFLKEKALAVVLSDGRTVDLSYIPTTNTTVKFLTFDDTEGKEVFHHSSAHLLGMAVQRLWPEARLTVGPVIENGPGFFFYDIDFGSIILTPEDLPKIEAEMAKIVKEDLVVKRWELSKEEAIEKFKKENEPYKVELIQGFDSASVSLYGQGEWYDLCRGPHVARTGQLKAFKLTAISGAYWKGDSKNKQLTRIYGVSFPTKKQLDEYIFLIEEAKKRDHRKLGKELDLFSFQDEAPGFPFWHPKGTVLWNTLASYIREECFRRGYQEIKTPAILNSSLWKKSGHWDNFKENMYFTDIDESEFAVKPMNCPGCCLIYKYHMHSYRELPLRFMELGNVHRHEMSGVLHGLFRVRAFTQDDAHIYAPLEKVESEVEDIIDFTFDVYKKFGFTEFKTFIATRPEKSQGSDEDWNLATQALHDALKKKGIEYGIKEGDGAFYGPKIEFNIKDSLGRLWQCGTVQIDFSMPSRFELDFTASDGKKHAPVMIHRAIYGSLERFIGILIEHFEGKFPLWLNPTQIRVLTVAEVHNDYAKEVYQDLVMQGFRVEIDLRNEKIGSKIRDSILKRSSYTLILGDKEKESGSISFRKMGDEKTETVSRDGFLSLLKGNL, encoded by the coding sequence ATGGCAGCAATTACAATCACTCTACCTGATGGAAGTTCCAAGGAACTCGAATCTGGTAAATCCTTTTCTGATTTCATCCAAGCCCAACTGCCTTTCTTGAAAGAGAAAGCTCTTGCCGTTGTTTTGTCCGATGGTCGCACCGTTGACCTTTCTTATATCCCTACGACGAACACCACGGTAAAGTTTCTCACCTTTGATGATACAGAAGGAAAAGAAGTTTTCCACCATTCTTCTGCCCACTTACTCGGGATGGCTGTCCAAAGGCTTTGGCCAGAGGCTCGACTGACTGTCGGACCTGTCATTGAAAATGGACCTGGTTTTTTCTTTTATGATATTGATTTTGGTTCTATCATTTTAACCCCTGAAGACCTTCCAAAAATTGAAGCAGAAATGGCAAAGATAGTTAAGGAAGATCTCGTTGTCAAACGTTGGGAACTTTCCAAAGAAGAAGCTATTGAAAAGTTTAAAAAAGAAAACGAACCTTATAAAGTAGAGCTCATCCAAGGATTCGATTCCGCATCGGTTTCGTTATACGGACAAGGGGAGTGGTATGATCTTTGCCGCGGCCCCCATGTTGCAAGGACTGGCCAACTCAAAGCCTTCAAACTCACTGCGATTTCTGGTGCGTATTGGAAAGGGGATTCCAAAAACAAACAACTCACTCGTATTTATGGTGTGTCTTTTCCCACCAAAAAACAGTTAGATGAATACATCTTCCTCATTGAAGAGGCCAAAAAAAGAGACCATAGAAAACTCGGGAAAGAATTGGATCTTTTTAGTTTCCAAGATGAAGCCCCTGGGTTTCCTTTTTGGCATCCCAAAGGAACAGTTCTTTGGAACACACTTGCTTCCTACATTCGTGAGGAATGTTTCAGGCGCGGGTATCAGGAAATCAAAACTCCAGCCATCTTAAATTCCTCTCTTTGGAAAAAGTCAGGCCATTGGGATAACTTTAAAGAGAACATGTACTTCACTGACATCGATGAAAGTGAATTTGCTGTGAAACCTATGAACTGTCCAGGATGTTGTTTGATTTACAAATACCATATGCATTCATACAGAGAACTACCCCTTCGGTTTATGGAACTGGGAAATGTTCACAGACATGAAATGTCCGGAGTTCTTCATGGACTTTTTCGTGTGCGTGCATTCACACAAGATGATGCTCATATCTATGCACCACTCGAAAAAGTAGAATCCGAAGTCGAGGACATCATTGATTTTACTTTTGATGTATATAAAAAATTTGGATTTACTGAATTCAAAACTTTCATTGCGACAAGGCCAGAAAAGTCACAGGGAAGTGATGAAGATTGGAATCTCGCCACACAAGCATTACACGATGCATTGAAGAAAAAAGGAATCGAATACGGAATCAAAGAAGGGGACGGAGCTTTTTACGGTCCAAAAATTGAATTCAATATCAAAGATTCACTTGGAAGATTATGGCAATGCGGAACCGTACAAATTGACTTCTCAATGCCGAGTCGTTTTGAACTCGACTTCACTGCTTCAGATGGAAAAAAACATGCACCAGTGATGATCCATAGAGCTATCTACGGATCACTCGAAAGGTTCATTGGAATTTTAATCGAACACTTCGAAGGGAAATTTCCACTATGGCTCAATCCGACACAAATTCGTGTCTTAACTGTGGCAGAAGTTCACAATGATTATGCAAAAGAAGTATATCAAGATTTGGTAATGCAAGGTTTCCGAGTCGAGATAGACCTACGTAATGAAAAGATTGGAAGTAAAATTAGGGATTCCATCCTAAAACGAAGTAGTTACACTTTAATTTTAGGTGATAAAGAAAAAGAATCTGGTTCTATCTCGTTCCGAAAGATGGGAGATGAGAAAACAGAAACAGTTTCTCGGGATGGATTCCTTTCACTTTTGAAAGGGAATCTTTAG
- a CDS encoding TetR/AcrR family transcriptional regulator — MAKKLKHKPGRPKKGQTQITREFVLDAAWDLVMDQGLSEFRLAGLAENLGIRTPSLYNHIQDLEDVRREMKRRSLQILGDRLNLKLKNSDQGSERIIDFLNTYRSFAKTHPYVYPLTIESTESDPELKPLGDRILVICMEVFQFQSLDETAVHKIRILRSLLHGFIVLEEAGGFGRKESVEESFKKITESFESGRLW; from the coding sequence ATGGCAAAAAAACTAAAACACAAACCAGGCCGTCCAAAAAAAGGCCAAACACAAATCACCAGAGAATTTGTTTTGGATGCGGCTTGGGATTTGGTTATGGACCAAGGCCTTTCGGAATTTCGTCTGGCAGGTCTTGCGGAAAATTTAGGAATTCGGACACCTTCTCTTTACAACCACATTCAGGATTTGGAAGACGTAAGAAGGGAAATGAAAAGAAGATCCTTGCAGATCTTAGGTGATCGGCTTAATTTGAAACTAAAAAATTCTGACCAGGGTTCCGAAAGAATCATTGATTTTTTAAATACTTACAGAAGTTTTGCGAAGACTCATCCTTATGTATATCCCTTGACCATTGAATCCACTGAGTCTGATCCTGAACTAAAGCCATTGGGTGATCGGATTTTGGTAATTTGTATGGAAGTCTTTCAATTCCAAAGTTTGGACGAAACGGCGGTCCATAAGATACGGATTTTACGTTCTCTCTTACATGGTTTTATTGTATTAGAAGAGGCAGGTGGGTTTGGCCGAAAGGAATCTGTGGAAGAAAGTTTTAAGAAAATAACAGAATCATTCGAATCTGGCAGACTCTGGTAA
- a CDS encoding adenylate/guanylate cyclase domain-containing protein, with product MSIVTFEDKENFPLETNKPGATILETALKHEYPLYHLCGGNAKCTTCRVFITDGLSYLSSRNEREQTLAERKGWPSEIRLACQTEVYGDVTLRRIIKDNKDLKTVTSESKSSKTGEECYAVILFLDIKGFTAFTESSLPYDVVFVLNRFFQEMSEPIINNGGEIDKFIGDGILAFFQLKNKDEVIKNEDSLQKAKKETIHSAIRACLRMFDQLKKFNFEMKDRFNFSFDIRIGLHAGNVIYGDIGHSEYKSQTVLGDTVNVASRLEALNKKTNTNFLVSDEIYNLIGSSLSVNKKVITRLRGKSDKMTAYSVLGFKTSDSILRIQKSFDHVLENNPRWALDYIEKLKTFAEDNLLQKTDEVENLIPPDELLVTIESIIEKLGNPKSLKKEISKLTSFYELVGISKKEFPKLVPILISSIRENLPSEWNTDLESIWNQVTMDLTIETIES from the coding sequence ATGTCCATTGTTACCTTCGAAGATAAAGAAAATTTTCCACTAGAGACGAACAAACCGGGGGCAACCATTCTGGAAACGGCCCTAAAACATGAATACCCGCTCTACCATCTTTGTGGGGGAAATGCTAAATGTACAACATGTAGGGTTTTTATTACCGATGGTCTTTCCTACCTAAGTTCACGAAATGAAAGGGAACAGACACTTGCTGAAAGAAAGGGTTGGCCATCTGAGATCCGACTCGCCTGCCAAACAGAAGTGTATGGAGATGTAACACTACGCCGAATCATAAAAGACAATAAAGATCTAAAAACAGTTACTAGTGAATCCAAATCTTCCAAAACCGGCGAAGAATGTTATGCAGTGATTCTATTTCTTGATATCAAAGGTTTTACCGCTTTTACCGAGTCAAGTTTGCCATATGATGTTGTTTTTGTATTGAATCGTTTCTTTCAAGAAATGAGTGAACCTATTATTAACAACGGTGGAGAAATTGATAAATTCATTGGGGATGGCATTTTGGCATTCTTCCAGTTGAAAAATAAAGACGAGGTCATCAAAAACGAAGATAGTTTACAAAAAGCTAAAAAGGAAACCATTCATTCGGCAATCCGTGCTTGCCTTCGTATGTTTGATCAACTTAAAAAGTTTAATTTTGAAATGAAAGATAGATTTAACTTTAGTTTTGACATTCGAATTGGACTCCATGCGGGAAATGTAATTTACGGAGATATTGGACATTCTGAATACAAAAGCCAAACTGTGCTTGGCGATACTGTGAATGTAGCGAGTCGTCTCGAGGCCTTGAATAAAAAAACAAATACTAACTTTTTAGTTTCTGATGAAATTTATAACTTAATCGGATCTTCGCTTTCAGTGAATAAAAAAGTAATCACTAGGCTTCGCGGAAAATCAGATAAAATGACTGCCTATTCCGTTCTTGGATTTAAAACTTCGGATTCTATCCTTAGGATTCAAAAATCCTTCGATCATGTTTTAGAGAACAACCCACGTTGGGCATTAGATTACATTGAAAAATTAAAAACTTTTGCGGAAGATAACTTACTTCAAAAAACCGATGAAGTAGAAAATTTAATTCCTCCAGATGAATTATTAGTTACCATAGAATCCATTATTGAAAAATTAGGAAATCCTAAGTCTTTAAAAAAAGAAATCTCTAAACTAACTTCATTCTATGAATTGGTTGGTATTTCTAAAAAAGAATTTCCTAAACTAGTCCCCATTCTTATCTCTTCGATCAGAGAAAATCTTCCTTCAGAATGGAATACCGACTTAGAATCGATCTGGAATCAAGTTACAATGGACCTCACGATAGAAACAATCGAATCTTAA
- a CDS encoding ABC transporter ATP-binding protein/permease, whose amino-acid sequence MHPDKRKKPSESWIRLTNTIRQLIQSKQGPAAIRYGITLIILVISFNVFNVINSYVGRDFISSIEQKNSSAFYTNAILYAIVFIISSAIGSINRYAEERLGILWREQLTWKFTENYLTERTFQQIIGNPGIENPDQRITDDVKAFTTTTISFTLLFIGGIFSAISFSGVLWSINPILFLIAVAYALSGTVSTIFLGKSLIRLNYDQLDMEASYRADLLHIRQHAESIAVTHREARMSVRLKSRLRKLVNNFRKLISINLRLSFFTNNYNYFIQIIPMLVIAPSYMRGEIEFGVITQAALAFTTLLNAFSLIVTQFQSISAFSAVVKRLHSLEVAMLHSESEAKQKRESNYSSDEISFENFTLYSNDRSKLLLDHLNVKIKCKERWLITSPDEIVKLSLFRSIAAISNHSEGKIKKPSWEDILFLPEQPYLPPGRLRNVIVPAYKNLEVSDSEILTEIKKMGLETLVRRFGGLRTLKEWNEELSLAEKYKIAVIRVLFVQPKFLILDRPGSSLGKFEISKILKLFHKLGVSTVVIAKDEETVLEYDHHLNISHFGKWTLSSSHGKSNE is encoded by the coding sequence ATGCATCCAGATAAAAGAAAAAAACCATCCGAAAGTTGGATTCGCTTAACAAATACTATACGACAATTAATTCAATCAAAACAAGGCCCTGCGGCCATCCGTTATGGAATTACCTTGATTATACTCGTGATTTCATTCAACGTTTTTAACGTCATTAATAGTTACGTGGGACGTGATTTTATTTCCTCTATCGAACAAAAAAACTCATCAGCATTTTACACAAATGCAATCCTCTATGCAATTGTATTTATTATTTCTTCTGCTATAGGTTCTATCAATCGATATGCGGAAGAAAGATTAGGAATCCTATGGCGAGAACAACTCACCTGGAAGTTTACCGAAAACTATTTAACTGAAAGAACTTTTCAACAAATCATCGGCAATCCAGGAATTGAAAATCCTGACCAAAGAATTACGGATGACGTAAAAGCTTTTACCACAACTACAATTTCCTTCACCTTACTCTTTATTGGTGGTATTTTCTCTGCGATTTCATTTTCCGGAGTTCTTTGGAGTATTAATCCTATTTTGTTTTTGATTGCAGTTGCTTATGCTCTTTCTGGAACTGTATCAACTATCTTTCTTGGAAAATCTCTGATTCGTCTTAACTATGACCAGTTGGATATGGAAGCAAGTTACAGAGCAGATCTTTTGCATATCCGCCAACATGCTGAGTCCATAGCAGTTACCCATAGAGAAGCAAGAATGTCAGTAAGGTTAAAGTCTAGACTCCGGAAGTTAGTGAATAATTTCCGCAAACTCATCTCTATAAACTTACGACTAAGCTTTTTTACAAATAATTATAATTATTTTATTCAAATAATCCCTATGCTAGTCATTGCACCGAGTTATATGAGAGGGGAAATAGAATTTGGAGTGATTACACAAGCGGCACTTGCCTTTACAACGTTACTCAATGCATTTTCACTCATTGTCACACAATTCCAATCCATTTCTGCATTTTCTGCAGTTGTCAAACGATTGCATTCGCTGGAAGTAGCGATGTTACATTCGGAGTCGGAAGCAAAACAAAAAAGAGAATCCAATTATAGTTCCGATGAAATTAGTTTTGAGAACTTTACTTTATACTCCAATGATAGATCTAAACTTTTATTGGATCACCTAAATGTAAAAATCAAATGTAAGGAACGTTGGCTGATTACTTCCCCAGATGAAATCGTAAAACTCAGTTTATTTAGGTCCATTGCAGCGATTAGTAACCACTCCGAAGGGAAAATTAAAAAACCAAGTTGGGAAGATATTCTTTTTCTCCCTGAACAACCTTATTTACCGCCAGGAAGACTCCGCAATGTGATTGTACCTGCTTATAAAAACCTGGAAGTATCCGATTCAGAAATCCTTACAGAAATTAAAAAAATGGGCCTCGAAACTTTAGTGCGTCGATTTGGTGGACTGAGGACATTAAAAGAATGGAACGAAGAACTATCGTTAGCCGAAAAATATAAAATTGCTGTGATTCGTGTTCTCTTTGTTCAACCAAAGTTTTTGATTTTGGATCGACCAGGATCCAGTCTTGGTAAATTTGAAATTTCAAAAATTTTAAAACTCTTTCACAAACTAGGAGTCTCCACAGTTGTGATTGCAAAAGATGAGGAAACCGTTTTGGAATATGACCACCACCTAAATATTTCTCATTTTGGGAAATGGACTTTAAGTTCAAGCCACGGAAAAAGCAACGAATGA
- a CDS encoding GH36-type glycosyl hydrolase domain-containing protein, with product MNQTIQNQSNLQFQFLSNGNVHSIRFENLLVNLYLGNEMEPCTSNLYLRIHSKSKLILAPLFGPKSNSHFQILGSTYHCKGSCFGLDYTLYLELHPNLPSWRYKVQIINQTKETLEYDLVYVQDIGICDYGAARLNEFFVCHYIHHEPILSNEYGYGILSRQNESVSGKHPASFLFSTNSIVSFATDGLDLYPNGIYNTLSTKRRQGEHSILGLNRKKTTLNSGESEETCFYGYLFSDLKTLKSIPESKGLIQNISAGWEKTPNFGNTFSKANPSLFTTAIHREGETIRETDLKTFFPNEWREVEYSPSGVILSFFTDTSTHVVLKEKETLCLRPHGQILRTGIKNVPDESSLTATCYFRGIFLSQLTEGHTSINQYLSRNHSYLSLFQSYGFRIFMEEDSGFALLESPSFMRMDPNLVEWIYLWEKEVLRIQVDSTNNNQISILLTTNNLQAKRFLFSFHIALDGDNGALDLPPVVTKNKTEIKILPNQKSPLFHRLEGKGFQLNGENFDQWKISDDRILFQDGNSRGLSYLTAIVQVESSLQFSIQGNLVSAPTLTEINEKHTPVLSYNKSLPKIKTQNLESKSFDQIKEILPWFEQNARIHYLNPRGLEQYSGGGWGTRDVCQGAFEYLLAMGEIQSCRTLLLTVFEEQNEDGDWPQWFMLFPRDKSIRANDSHGDILYWPILALATYLERTNDLPFLEEKTKGIHNQEPFTIIEALKKTISLMNKRLVTETKLPIYGNGDWNDSLQPVKEEFRNHAVSTWTAELQSLTYKALIKIFHLTEDKENESLFQRDLKIIDQNIKELCMKDNILTGLRYFDDLNSQKFYLHPNDTKTGIRYSILPMIYGILSETLAPKEAQNHLTIIKNELTGLDGVRLFDTPISYSDGNSIEFKRAETASYFGREIGLMYTHAHLRYCEALAYMGKSEDFFYNLNLVNPIGIQTKVSSSMPRQSNCYYSSSDGQFLDRYEAKENYKELLIGNIPLEGGWRVYSSGPGIYIKLVYECLFGIRFFIDHLELDPVLPKGLDGLEWEIQIHEKKLKIIYHVESENACIESIHLNGELMEYKRIENRYRKGGVKISLSEIKDFLQDDLNQLTVILR from the coding sequence ATGAACCAAACGATTCAGAACCAATCGAATCTTCAATTCCAATTCTTATCCAATGGCAATGTCCATTCCATTCGTTTTGAAAATTTGTTAGTCAATCTCTATCTTGGAAACGAGATGGAACCTTGTACCAGTAATCTCTATCTAAGAATTCATTCCAAATCAAAATTGATATTAGCTCCTTTGTTTGGACCAAAATCAAACTCTCATTTTCAAATTTTAGGTTCTACTTATCATTGCAAAGGGAGTTGTTTTGGTCTAGATTATACTTTATATTTGGAACTTCATCCAAACCTTCCTTCCTGGAGATACAAAGTACAAATAATAAACCAAACCAAAGAAACTTTGGAATATGATTTGGTCTATGTGCAGGATATAGGAATTTGCGATTATGGTGCAGCCAGATTAAATGAATTTTTTGTCTGCCATTACATCCATCATGAACCAATTCTTTCAAACGAATATGGGTATGGAATTTTATCCAGACAAAACGAATCTGTATCAGGAAAACATCCTGCATCATTTTTGTTTAGTACCAATTCGATTGTATCATTTGCTACCGATGGTCTGGATTTATATCCAAATGGAATATACAACACACTTTCCACAAAACGAAGACAGGGTGAACACTCAATCCTCGGTTTAAACAGAAAGAAAACCACCCTCAATTCTGGTGAATCAGAAGAAACATGTTTTTATGGGTATCTATTTAGCGATCTAAAAACTTTAAAATCAATTCCTGAGTCAAAAGGACTCATCCAAAATATTTCCGCAGGATGGGAGAAAACTCCAAATTTTGGGAACACCTTTTCCAAAGCAAATCCTAGTCTTTTTACTACCGCAATACATAGGGAAGGTGAAACCATCAGAGAAACAGATTTAAAAACTTTTTTCCCAAACGAATGGCGAGAAGTGGAGTATTCCCCATCTGGGGTAATTCTTTCCTTTTTTACTGATACATCCACCCACGTGGTCTTAAAAGAAAAAGAGACCCTTTGCCTTCGTCCTCATGGACAAATTCTAAGAACAGGGATTAAAAATGTTCCTGACGAATCATCACTGACTGCGACCTGTTATTTTAGAGGAATATTTTTATCTCAACTAACAGAAGGTCATACAAGTATTAATCAATACTTATCACGTAACCATAGTTATCTAAGCTTATTTCAGTCATATGGATTTCGTATTTTTATGGAAGAGGATTCTGGTTTTGCATTATTAGAGTCACCTTCTTTTATGCGTATGGATCCAAACTTAGTCGAGTGGATTTACCTATGGGAAAAAGAAGTTTTACGAATCCAAGTGGATTCGACCAACAACAACCAAATTTCCATTTTATTAACAACAAACAATCTACAGGCGAAGCGATTTCTTTTCTCTTTTCATATCGCGCTAGACGGTGATAACGGAGCATTGGATCTTCCACCGGTTGTCACAAAAAACAAAACAGAAATCAAAATCCTACCAAACCAGAAATCCCCCCTATTCCATAGACTGGAAGGCAAGGGATTCCAATTGAATGGAGAAAACTTTGATCAATGGAAGATTTCGGATGATCGAATTTTATTTCAGGATGGAAACTCCAGAGGCCTGTCCTATCTTACTGCAATCGTCCAAGTTGAATCGAGTTTACAATTCTCTATCCAAGGAAATTTAGTTTCTGCACCTACACTAACAGAGATAAATGAAAAACATACACCTGTTTTATCATACAATAAAAGTTTACCAAAAATAAAAACTCAAAACTTAGAATCAAAATCCTTCGACCAAATCAAAGAAATACTTCCTTGGTTCGAACAAAACGCACGCATTCACTATCTTAATCCGAGAGGACTCGAACAATATTCAGGAGGAGGATGGGGGACAAGAGATGTTTGCCAAGGAGCTTTCGAATATTTGCTCGCTATGGGGGAAATTCAATCTTGCCGAACTCTGCTTCTCACTGTATTTGAGGAACAAAATGAAGATGGTGACTGGCCTCAATGGTTTATGCTCTTTCCCAGAGACAAATCGATACGAGCAAATGATTCCCATGGTGATATTCTTTATTGGCCGATCCTTGCACTCGCTACTTATCTAGAACGAACCAATGACCTTCCCTTTCTCGAAGAAAAAACGAAAGGAATTCATAACCAAGAACCATTTACGATCATAGAAGCATTAAAAAAAACAATTTCACTTATGAACAAACGTTTGGTGACAGAAACAAAACTTCCAATATACGGAAATGGCGATTGGAATGATTCCTTACAACCGGTAAAAGAAGAATTTAGGAACCATGCTGTCAGCACCTGGACTGCTGAATTACAATCTCTAACCTACAAAGCCTTAATCAAAATTTTCCATCTAACTGAGGATAAAGAAAATGAATCCCTCTTTCAAAGAGATCTAAAAATCATCGATCAAAATATTAAAGAATTATGTATGAAGGATAATATCCTTACGGGGTTACGTTATTTTGATGATTTGAATTCACAAAAGTTTTACTTACACCCAAATGATACAAAAACAGGAATTCGATACAGTATCCTTCCGATGATTTATGGAATTTTATCTGAGACCTTAGCCCCAAAAGAAGCGCAAAACCACCTAACAATAATAAAAAACGAACTCACTGGTCTAGATGGAGTGCGTTTATTCGATACACCAATTTCTTATTCGGATGGGAACAGCATAGAATTCAAACGCGCAGAGACTGCCAGTTACTTCGGAAGAGAAATTGGACTCATGTACACTCATGCTCATTTACGTTATTGTGAAGCACTCGCATATATGGGAAAATCCGAAGACTTTTTTTACAACCTGAACTTGGTAAACCCCATCGGTATCCAAACGAAGGTGAGTTCCTCTATGCCAAGACAGTCTAATTGTTATTATTCAAGTTCCGATGGCCAATTTTTAGATCGATACGAAGCAAAGGAAAACTATAAAGAATTATTAATTGGAAACATTCCACTAGAAGGTGGCTGGAGGGTGTATTCCAGTGGGCCTGGAATTTATATCAAACTTGTTTACGAATGTTTGTTTGGAATTCGTTTCTTTATTGATCACCTGGAACTAGATCCAGTCCTTCCAAAAGGATTAGATGGTTTGGAATGGGAAATCCAGATACACGAAAAAAAACTTAAAATCATATATCATGTAGAATCAGAAAATGCATGTATCGAATCCATTCACCTCAATGGTGAACTCATGGAATACAAAAGAATAGAAAACCGATACCGAAAAGGTGGAGTTAAAATCAGCTTATCTGAAATAAAAGATTTTTTACAAGATGATTTAAACCAATTAACAGTGATCTTGCGATAA
- a CDS encoding P-II family nitrogen regulator: MKMIIAIIQPHKLEEVKAELTKNEIYRLTVSDVQGYGQQKGKTEVFRGHEYTVNLLRKVRLEIAVNDEFVKPTVDAILKAAKSGDGKIGDGKIFISPLEEVIRIRTGEKGKSAI; encoded by the coding sequence ATGAAAATGATCATTGCAATCATCCAACCACATAAGTTGGAAGAAGTTAAAGCAGAATTAACTAAAAACGAAATCTATCGTCTAACAGTATCAGACGTTCAAGGCTACGGACAACAAAAAGGAAAAACAGAAGTATTCCGTGGTCACGAATACACTGTAAACCTACTAAGAAAAGTTCGATTGGAAATTGCCGTAAATGATGAATTCGTAAAACCAACTGTTGATGCGATTTTGAAAGCAGCAAAAAGTGGCGACGGAAAAATCGGTGATGGAAAGATTTTTATCTCTCCTCTCGAAGAAGTCATTCGAATCAGAACTGGCGAAAAAGGAAAAAGCGCCATTTAA